Proteins co-encoded in one uncultured Bacteroides sp. genomic window:
- a CDS encoding serine acetyltransferase yields the protein MLSPTETILKNVDILSQHLTEEYKYIPRHDKPLPSIEKLSEIMDLIKSILFPGFFGDSIANQKMLKYHIGMNMERLYALLVEQIHYGICFTTKNIVDKDVKFRASELAITFIDKIPEIKRLLCTDVKATFDGDPAANNYGEVIFSYPTIKALINHRVAHELLLLGIPTIPRIISEQAHSDTGIDIHPGARIGEYFSIDHGTGVVIGETCIIGNHVKLYQGVTLGAKSRTLDDTGIASLCAPRHPVLEDNVMVYSNSTILGHVVIGHDTVVGGNVWLTNSVPPYSSILQQKAVESSFTDGLGI from the coding sequence ATGCTAAGTCCTACTGAAACCATACTGAAGAATGTAGATATACTTTCTCAGCACTTAACAGAAGAATATAAATATATACCTCGGCATGATAAGCCGCTACCTTCCATTGAAAAGTTGTCGGAGATTATGGACTTGATAAAATCAATTCTTTTTCCCGGATTTTTTGGAGACTCAATAGCCAATCAAAAGATGCTTAAGTACCATATAGGGATGAATATGGAAAGACTTTATGCATTGTTGGTTGAGCAAATACACTATGGAATTTGTTTCACCACAAAAAATATAGTTGACAAGGATGTTAAGTTCCGGGCTTCTGAACTGGCAATAACCTTTATAGATAAAATACCCGAGATAAAAAGATTGCTTTGCACTGATGTAAAAGCTACTTTTGACGGTGATCCCGCTGCGAATAATTATGGAGAGGTAATTTTTTCCTATCCTACAATAAAGGCTTTAATAAATCACCGGGTGGCTCATGAATTATTATTGCTTGGAATACCAACAATCCCACGGATTATTTCAGAACAGGCTCATTCCGACACAGGAATTGACATACATCCGGGAGCCAGAATCGGTGAATATTTCAGTATTGATCATGGAACGGGTGTTGTAATAGGAGAAACCTGTATCATTGGCAACCATGTAAAACTATATCAGGGGGTAACGCTTGGTGCAAAGAGCCGCACACTAGATGATACGGGAATAGCCTCCCTCTGTGCTCCACGTCATCCTGTTCTGGAAGATAATGTCATGGTTTATTCCAATTCAACCATCCTGGGGCATGTGGTAATCGGGCATGATACAGTGGTTGGTGGTAACGTATGGCTCACAAATTCAGTACCTCCGTACTCAAGTATTCTGCAACAAAAAGCAGTGGAAAGTTCTTTTACAGATGGATTAGGAATCTGA
- a CDS encoding response regulator transcription factor, which yields MTDTTLIIADNQPLTALALRTWAEKNELVGSIIESPDQQSLEDSLRELSDENVLLIIDVELFDFSDKDELIAFFQTHNQLRKLFIGDHFNEEELFFIAEEMQSNIVLKSVDLEELRIAVSFALKGRYYIQSELLNLLMRKNAAPVKPENEEVHLTPTEKDIVSLIASGKTTKEVAVIRSLSYHTVVTHRKNIFRKLGVSSIHALTIYAIKSGLIDTTEYYI from the coding sequence ATGACTGATACAACTCTTATCATTGCTGACAACCAACCACTTACTGCTCTGGCCTTGAGAACCTGGGCTGAAAAGAATGAGTTGGTGGGTTCCATTATTGAATCGCCGGATCAACAATCTCTGGAAGATTCTCTCCGGGAACTGTCCGATGAAAATGTTTTGTTGATCATTGATGTGGAGTTGTTCGACTTCTCTGACAAGGATGAACTAATTGCTTTCTTTCAGACGCATAACCAACTTCGTAAACTTTTTATCGGTGATCATTTCAACGAAGAAGAACTCTTTTTCATAGCAGAGGAGATGCAGTCGAATATTGTTTTGAAGAGTGTTGATCTGGAAGAGTTGAGAATAGCAGTAAGTTTTGCACTAAAAGGACGTTATTACATTCAGTCGGAATTGTTGAACCTGTTGATGCGAAAGAATGCAGCGCCAGTGAAACCAGAAAATGAAGAGGTGCATTTAACGCCTACAGAGAAAGATATTGTTTCTCTGATTGCCAGTGGGAAAACAACCAAAGAAGTCGCTGTAATCCGAAGCCTGAGTTACCATACAGTGGTTACTCACCGGAAAAATATTTTCCGGAAACTGGGAGTTTCCAGTATTCATGCACTTACAATATACGCTATAAAATCCGGATTAATAGATACTACGGAGTATTACATTTAA